From Anopheles funestus chromosome 3RL, idAnoFuneDA-416_04, whole genome shotgun sequence, a single genomic window includes:
- the LOC125768418 gene encoding uncharacterized protein LOC125768418, protein MDANTSSAAVPLKRKWFEEEDDDYFYDSKAIELIYAIKNLPLLWNKKNPDRKKPNMINNAWETVASKTNLGVDECKHKWDNLLCEYRKYRKKDLDARRNKIYIEKIDRPHWYAYKHMTYLSEERDRARAAKMERELEEYLDLNNSDGKASPEQTFDSCGKLLPTESADAGDCQQSNNNERKLVAPFIEMLTQRLLRKDKSQLEVIENALLKVLSGFPNAEN, encoded by the exons ATGGATGCTAATACATCTAGCGCAGCAGTGCCATTGAAACGGAAGTGGTTTGAGGAAGAAGATGAT GATTATTTCTATGACAGCAAAGCTATTGAACTGATTTACGCCATAAAGAACCTACCGTTGctgtggaataaaaaaaatccagataGAAAAAAGCCAAACATGATTAACAATGCGTGGGAAACGGTTGCATCGAAAACAAATCTCGGCGTGGATGAATGCAAACATAAGTGGGACAACCTGCTGTGCGAATATCGTAAATATAGGAAGAAAGATCTTGATGccagaagaaacaaaatat ATATAGAAAAAATAGACCGACCGCATTGGTACGCATACAAACACATGACATATCTCAGTGAAGAACGGGATCGTGCCAGAGCAGCAAAAATG GAACGAGAATTGGAGGAATATTTGGATCTGAACAACAGTGACGGAAAGGCTTCCCCGGAACAAACATTTGACTCTTGTGGGAAATTACTTCCGACCGAATCAGCTGACGCCGGAGACTGTCAACAGTCTAACAATAACGAACGAAAGCTTGTTGCGCCTTTTATCGAAATGCTAACGCAACGATTGCTTAGAAAAGATAAATCACAGCTTGAAGTGATCGAAAATGCATTGTTGAAGGTGCTGAGCGGTTTTCCAAATGCTGAAAATTAA
- the LOC125768425 gene encoding lactoylglutathione lyase → MGEGLTDKEAKELLKLPDAETKNFLFQQTMYRIKDPRASLPFYNEVLGMNLLCKLDFAEAKFSLYFMGYEDIGSQPSDRKECIQWAMSRKATLELTHNWGTENDPEFKYHNGNSDPRGYGHIGIMVPDVKKACERFDRLGVEYVKRPDEGRMKGLAFIKDPDGYWIEIFNASTVQAH, encoded by the exons ATGGGCGAAGGATTGACCGATAAGGAAGCGAAGGAGCTGCTGAAGCTTCCGGATGCCGAAACGAAG AACTTCCTGTTCCAACAAACGATGTACCGCATTAAAGATCCGCGGGCTTCGCTACCGTTCTACAACGAGGTGCTAGGCATGAATCTGCTGTGCAAGCTGGACTTTGCGGAAGCCAAATTTTCCCTCTACTTCATGGGCTACGAGGACATTGGAAGCCAACCGTCTGATCGTAAGGAATGTATACAGTGGGCAATGAGCCGGAAAGCGACACTTGAGCTTACGCA CAACTGGGGCACGGAGAATGATCCCGAGTTCAAGTACCACAACGGTAACAGCGATCCGCGCGGATACGGTCACATCGGTATTATGGTGCCGGACGTAAAGAAGGCTTGCGAGCGGTTTGATCGGTTGGGCGTCGAGTATGTCAAGCGTCCCGATGAGGGCCGTATGAAGGGATTGGCCTTTATCAAGGATCCGGACGGCTACTGGATTGAGATTTTCAATGCATCCACGGTGCAGGCGCACTGA